One Herbaspirillum rubrisubalbicans genomic window carries:
- a CDS encoding thioesterase II family protein: MVTRLRLYCFPYAGGSAASIYGRWRRMLPPWLELCPVEYPGRGARMSEALHEDFPALIAQLCAEIEPGLPTQYALFGHSLGALVAFEVARRLATHAAAAPLAVLLSGCEAPGGRDAAVYAGLQGDREVLEYVCQLNGMEAEVLASQELLALMLPIIKADLQLCASYREAPLPALDCPLHVFGGTTDAIGRDALLAWRGESSGPSGIHMFEGDHFFIHSAQAQVVDRLCSLLQAAWPQRQALPA, translated from the coding sequence GTGGTAACACGGTTGCGCCTCTATTGTTTTCCCTATGCCGGCGGCAGCGCCGCATCGATCTACGGCCGGTGGCGACGCATGCTGCCACCGTGGCTGGAGTTATGCCCGGTCGAATATCCCGGACGAGGCGCGCGCATGAGCGAAGCATTGCATGAGGACTTCCCAGCGCTGATTGCACAGTTGTGTGCCGAGATCGAACCTGGCCTGCCGACACAGTACGCATTGTTCGGACACAGCCTGGGCGCCCTGGTGGCCTTCGAGGTGGCGCGCCGGCTGGCCACGCATGCTGCCGCGGCGCCCCTGGCGGTGCTGCTGTCGGGATGCGAGGCGCCGGGCGGGCGGGACGCGGCTGTCTATGCTGGTTTGCAGGGCGACCGTGAAGTGCTCGAATACGTCTGCCAGCTCAATGGCATGGAGGCCGAAGTGCTGGCCAGCCAGGAGTTGCTGGCACTGATGCTGCCCATCATCAAGGCCGACCTGCAATTGTGCGCCAGCTATCGTGAGGCGCCGCTGCCGGCATTGGATTGTCCGCTCCATGTCTTTGGCGGAACTACCGATGCCATCGGCCGCGATGCGCTGCTGGCATGGCGCGGCGAGAGCAGCGGCCCGTCCGGCATCCATATGTTTGAAGGCGACCACTTCTTCATCCACAGCGCGCAAGCGCAAGTCGTGGATCGCCTGTGCAGCTTGCTGCAAGCGGCCTGGCCACAGCGTCAGGCGCTGCCGGCATAA
- a CDS encoding TauD/TfdA family dioxygenase, which produces MGATPTAQYLLRIGALQKQALPLLVEPDALERDPHAAFAAIEDCVQAQLEQVGAILFRGFDFSSADSFHRFAAAFGAPLLSYEFGSTPRRALGKGVYTSTEYPAHQRIPLHNEQSYTRRWPLRIWFHCPLPAAEGGETPIADSRAIYRLVDPAIRQRFEQRGLMYVRNSGNGLDVPWQQVFGTDQRSVVQAYCQQHGIACEWKEDGQLRTRQVCQATARHPATGEAVWFNQAHLFHVSGLDPQLRETLMQVVEPEDLPRNVYYGDGSDIEDSVLDEIRGVLDDQTISFPWQRDDVLMLDNMLVAHARSTFKGPRKVVVAMAREHGA; this is translated from the coding sequence ATCGGCGCCACGCCAACGGCACAATATCTGCTACGCATCGGCGCGTTGCAGAAACAGGCCTTGCCCTTGCTGGTCGAACCGGACGCGCTGGAGCGCGATCCCCATGCAGCTTTCGCGGCTATCGAGGATTGCGTGCAGGCGCAACTGGAACAGGTCGGTGCGATCCTGTTCCGCGGTTTCGACTTCAGCTCCGCTGACAGCTTCCACCGCTTCGCCGCCGCGTTCGGTGCGCCGTTGCTCAGTTATGAATTCGGGTCCACACCGCGTAGAGCGCTTGGCAAGGGTGTTTATACCTCGACGGAATACCCGGCCCACCAGCGTATCCCCTTGCATAACGAACAGTCATATACACGGCGCTGGCCCTTGCGTATCTGGTTTCATTGCCCGTTGCCGGCGGCCGAAGGTGGCGAGACCCCGATTGCCGACAGCCGCGCCATCTACCGTCTGGTTGATCCTGCCATCCGGCAGCGCTTTGAGCAGCGCGGCCTGATGTATGTGCGCAATTCAGGAAACGGGCTGGATGTTCCATGGCAACAGGTGTTCGGCACCGATCAGCGCAGCGTTGTGCAAGCCTATTGCCAACAGCACGGTATCGCCTGCGAATGGAAGGAAGACGGTCAGTTGCGCACGCGTCAGGTGTGTCAGGCGACCGCACGGCATCCCGCCACCGGCGAGGCAGTGTGGTTCAATCAGGCGCACCTGTTCCATGTGTCAGGGCTGGATCCTCAGCTGCGCGAGACCCTGATGCAAGTGGTGGAGCCGGAAGACCTGCCGCGTAATGTTTATTACGGCGACGGCAGCGACATCGAAGACAGCGTGCTCGACGAGATCCGTGGTGTGCTGGATGACCAGACCATCAGTTTTCCCTGGCAGCGCGACGATGTACTGATGCTGGACAACATGCTGGTGGCACATGCCCGTTCCACCTTCAAAGGACCGCGCAAGGTAGTAGTGGCCATGGCGCGTGAGCATGGCGCCTGA
- a CDS encoding cyclic peptide export ABC transporter, protein MSLFRYLLASARWQLPVAFGASLAGGFSSAALVAMINQALHAPREALLTMGWRFLALALAVLLLRSLSQTMFMRMGQQAKAQLRQRLTRQITQASFRQLEARGPAKGTSILAQDLDAIVLLFIGLPNLLMQGSVIAGCLIYLGVLSWQVLAFALVSVALGAVGFHQANSRALFHLRGSRKREDELLRHFRALFDGAKELKLHAQRREQFLDTSIMPSIEAARVQRTRGYVFHAIATTWGNFIFFAFIGIVLFVLTRVLTIDSVAMSGYAMIFLYMILPIEAVLSAVPSLSSARVALERIDQISTELPPEDAGISAAAAPMRQIAMHGVTHSYYRERENGIFALGPIDLDFRPGELVFLVGGNGSGKTTLAKLLVGLYAPEEGVISLNGERVGPHNLGTYRAQFSAVFSDFHLFESLVGLPPEGLDDNARLLLDQLQLQHKVAIEDGHFSTTALSQGQRKRLALLVAYLEDRPFYVFDEWAADQDPGFKDVFYKTLLPALRARGKTVLVISHDDRYFDCADRCIRLDYGQLAPMERSRSAAQTDAGPAPGLQPVVV, encoded by the coding sequence ATGTCCCTGTTCCGTTACCTGCTGGCGAGTGCGCGCTGGCAATTGCCGGTCGCCTTCGGTGCCAGTCTCGCCGGTGGTTTTTCCAGTGCGGCTCTGGTGGCCATGATCAATCAGGCGTTGCATGCGCCGCGTGAAGCCCTGCTGACGATGGGCTGGCGCTTCCTCGCGCTGGCGTTGGCGGTGCTGCTGCTACGTTCGTTGTCGCAGACCATGTTCATGCGCATGGGGCAACAGGCCAAAGCGCAACTGCGCCAACGGCTCACGCGACAGATCACGCAGGCGTCATTTCGTCAGCTCGAAGCACGCGGGCCGGCCAAGGGCACCAGCATCCTGGCGCAAGATCTGGATGCCATCGTGCTGCTGTTCATCGGTCTGCCCAATCTGCTGATGCAAGGCAGTGTTATCGCCGGTTGCCTTATCTACTTGGGTGTTCTCTCGTGGCAGGTGCTGGCGTTTGCGCTGGTGAGTGTGGCGCTGGGCGCGGTCGGATTTCATCAGGCCAACAGCCGGGCGTTGTTTCATCTGCGCGGTTCGCGCAAACGTGAAGACGAATTGCTACGTCATTTCCGTGCGCTGTTCGATGGTGCCAAGGAGCTCAAACTGCATGCGCAACGACGCGAACAGTTTCTCGACACCAGTATCATGCCCAGCATTGAGGCCGCACGCGTCCAGCGCACGCGTGGTTATGTGTTCCACGCGATTGCCACCACCTGGGGCAACTTCATCTTCTTTGCCTTCATTGGCATCGTGCTGTTCGTGCTGACGCGGGTACTGACGATCGACAGCGTTGCCATGTCCGGTTATGCAATGATTTTCCTCTACATGATCCTGCCGATCGAAGCCGTGCTATCGGCGGTGCCCAGTCTGAGCAGTGCGCGCGTGGCGCTGGAGCGCATCGATCAGATCAGCACGGAGCTGCCGCCCGAGGATGCAGGCATCAGCGCCGCTGCTGCACCCATGCGCCAGATTGCCATGCACGGCGTCACCCATAGCTACTACCGTGAACGCGAGAATGGGATCTTTGCGCTGGGACCAATCGACCTCGATTTCAGACCGGGTGAACTGGTATTTCTGGTCGGCGGCAACGGCAGCGGCAAGACCACGCTGGCGAAGTTGCTGGTGGGCCTTTATGCCCCCGAGGAAGGTGTGATTAGCCTCAACGGCGAACGGGTAGGACCGCACAACCTGGGTACCTACCGCGCGCAATTCTCGGCCGTGTTTTCGGACTTCCACCTGTTCGAGAGCCTGGTGGGGTTGCCGCCGGAGGGGCTAGACGACAACGCACGCCTGCTACTTGATCAGTTGCAGTTGCAGCACAAAGTGGCCATCGAGGACGGGCATTTCTCCACCACCGCTCTGTCACAAGGACAGCGCAAACGCTTGGCACTATTGGTGGCGTACTTGGAAGACCGGCCGTTCTATGTGTTCGACGAATGGGCGGCGGATCAGGATCCGGGCTTCAAGGATGTGTTTTACAAGACCCTGTTGCCAGCCCTGCGCGCCAGGGGAAAGACCGTGCTGGTGATCTCGCACGACGACCGTTATTTCGACTGCGCTGATCGTTGTATTCGTCTCGACTACGGACAGTTGGCACCGATGGAGAGATCGAGGAGCGCGGCACAGACAGACGCAGGCCCGGCGCCGGGCCTGCAGCCGGTGGTGGTCTGA
- a CDS encoding MbtH family protein gives MSWDDEEAVFRVVLNHEEQYSIWPEYKEIPPGWRDAGKIGKKQECLAYINEVWTDMRPLSLRQHMQAHSQGQV, from the coding sequence ATGAGTTGGGATGATGAAGAAGCAGTATTTCGCGTGGTGCTCAACCACGAGGAGCAGTATTCGATCTGGCCTGAGTACAAGGAAATTCCGCCTGGGTGGCGCGACGCCGGCAAGATCGGCAAGAAGCAGGAATGTCTCGCCTATATCAATGAAGTGTGGACCGACATGCGTCCGCTGAGCCTGCGCCAGCATATGCAAGCGCACTCCCAGGGCCAGGTGTGA
- the fur gene encoding ferric iron uptake transcriptional regulator: MSSQSLEELKNAGLKATISRVKILELFHGSSVDHLSVEEVHRQLTAEGMDIGLATVYRVLAQFEAAGIVIKSTFDATKVIYELNNGPHHDHIVCLGCGRVDEFHDPVIEARQKMAAESLGYMMSEHQLSLYGYCRDCRPKPHKA; the protein is encoded by the coding sequence ATGAGCAGTCAAAGCCTGGAAGAATTGAAGAACGCCGGCCTCAAGGCCACCATTTCGCGCGTCAAGATATTGGAACTGTTCCATGGCAGTAGCGTAGACCATCTCAGCGTGGAAGAAGTGCACCGCCAGCTCACGGCGGAGGGAATGGACATCGGCCTGGCGACGGTGTATCGGGTGCTTGCGCAGTTCGAGGCCGCCGGCATCGTGATCAAGAGCACCTTCGATGCCACTAAGGTTATCTATGAATTGAATAACGGCCCGCATCACGATCACATTGTCTGCCTCGGCTGTGGCCGCGTGGACGAGTTCCACGACCCGGTGATTGAGGCACGCCAGAAAATGGCGGCGGAGTCTCTCGGCTACATGATGTCCGAGCATCAGTTGTCGCTCTACGGCTATTGCCGCGACTGCCGCCCCAAGCCACACAAGGCTTGA
- a CDS encoding AMP-binding protein, with the protein MPPNTPAAQVTRLRTPTANNIASELRHHARQTPERIALKFLGDGDTVTYQASYAELDRQVTALAVELLTSTRSGERALLMYENGPAYVMAFFACLYAGIVAVPAYPADAAHQEHRQRLQSMARDAQTALVLTDLAHLPHTAVWLQALQLPRLPRLIATDDLIKTTDTGAEFAPDTDQLTTRQELPGMAHSGLAFLQYTSGSTSTPKGVRVTHANLIANTQAMRDSMGLRDTDVTVSWLPLYHDMGLIGAMLQSLRWGGCLVLMTGAHFQESPARWLKAISRHGGAHSGGPDFAFRMCVERLSDSTLKSLNLSQWRVAFCASEPVRAKTMHSFASRFAAAGFDARALYCCYGLAESTLVITGGLPLTGVRHVDADPVALAGGRLQVSGAADAVRLVSSGLPVRAHEIRIVDPASGKVREDGVIGEVQIAGPSIADGYWNNPEASIAAFPQQEGRRWLRSGDLGFLHQRHLYISGRLKDTIILRGHNIYPQDLEMYLESAVPALRSGRVAAFPVVTDGIEGIGVAAEVARATQRKQMPQDLIDAVRDAVAQAVGQAPDLVMLLHPGTLPRTTSGKLQRSSCLTLQRNPDFIFHALFDARQAPVNAKGAAPASATELALAGLWQTLLGARAFGVEDSFFACGGQSLSANQLLARVRRQFAVALEMQDIFDLPTLGALAARIDTLRAQSGLAQPLAASDEVARMLAEVKEMSEYDLRQVIAADNGK; encoded by the coding sequence ATGCCTCCAAACACGCCCGCCGCCCAAGTCACTCGGCTGCGCACGCCGACGGCAAACAATATTGCCAGCGAACTGCGCCATCATGCCCGCCAGACACCCGAGCGTATCGCGCTGAAATTTCTCGGCGATGGCGACACCGTGACCTATCAGGCAAGCTACGCCGAACTGGACCGCCAGGTCACGGCGCTGGCGGTCGAATTACTCACATCTACCCGCTCCGGAGAGCGGGCGCTGCTGATGTATGAAAATGGACCGGCCTATGTGATGGCCTTCTTCGCCTGCCTGTATGCCGGGATTGTTGCGGTGCCGGCCTATCCGGCGGATGCCGCCCATCAGGAGCATCGCCAGCGTCTGCAAAGTATGGCGCGTGACGCGCAGACGGCACTGGTGCTCACCGATCTGGCACATCTGCCGCACACCGCCGTCTGGCTGCAAGCGCTGCAGTTGCCACGGCTGCCGCGCCTGATCGCCACCGATGATCTGATCAAAACCACGGACACCGGCGCTGAATTCGCCCCCGATACTGACCAACTCACCACGCGGCAAGAACTGCCCGGCATGGCACACAGTGGCCTGGCCTTCCTCCAATACACCTCGGGTTCGACCTCCACGCCCAAGGGCGTGCGTGTGACGCACGCCAATCTGATCGCCAATACCCAGGCCATGCGCGACAGCATGGGCTTGCGCGACACCGACGTCACCGTCAGCTGGCTGCCCTTATATCACGACATGGGGCTCATCGGTGCCATGCTGCAGTCGCTGCGCTGGGGCGGCTGCCTGGTGCTGATGACCGGCGCACATTTTCAGGAAAGCCCGGCTCGCTGGCTCAAGGCGATCAGCCGGCATGGCGGCGCCCACAGCGGCGGGCCTGATTTCGCCTTCCGCATGTGCGTCGAACGGCTGTCTGACAGCACCCTGAAGTCGCTCAATCTGAGCCAGTGGCGGGTGGCCTTTTGCGCGTCAGAACCAGTGCGCGCCAAGACCATGCACAGCTTTGCCAGCCGTTTCGCCGCCGCCGGTTTCGATGCCCGGGCGCTGTACTGCTGCTACGGCCTGGCCGAGTCCACACTGGTGATCACTGGCGGCTTGCCGCTGACCGGGGTGCGCCATGTCGATGCCGATCCGGTGGCACTGGCGGGCGGGCGCCTGCAAGTGTCGGGCGCTGCAGATGCCGTTCGTCTGGTCAGTTCAGGTCTGCCAGTGCGCGCGCACGAGATCCGAATTGTCGATCCGGCCAGCGGTAAGGTACGGGAAGACGGTGTAATCGGCGAGGTGCAGATCGCTGGGCCCAGCATTGCCGACGGCTACTGGAACAATCCCGAGGCCAGCATTGCGGCCTTCCCACAGCAGGAGGGCCGCCGCTGGCTGCGTAGCGGTGACCTGGGCTTTCTGCATCAGCGTCACCTGTATATCAGCGGCCGGCTCAAGGACACCATCATTCTGCGCGGCCACAACATCTACCCGCAAGACCTCGAAATGTATCTCGAAAGCGCCGTGCCAGCGCTACGCAGCGGCCGCGTGGCAGCATTCCCGGTGGTGACGGATGGTATCGAAGGCATCGGCGTGGCTGCTGAGGTGGCGCGCGCCACGCAACGCAAGCAAATGCCGCAAGATTTGATCGACGCCGTACGCGACGCCGTGGCGCAGGCTGTGGGCCAAGCACCGGATCTGGTCATGTTGCTGCACCCCGGTACCTTGCCCCGCACCACCAGCGGCAAGCTGCAGCGATCCTCTTGTCTGACGCTGCAGCGCAATCCGGATTTCATCTTTCATGCGCTGTTCGACGCCCGCCAGGCTCCCGTCAATGCCAAGGGCGCTGCCCCGGCCAGTGCCACCGAGCTAGCGCTGGCCGGGTTGTGGCAGACCTTGCTGGGCGCGCGCGCGTTCGGTGTGGAAGACAGCTTCTTTGCCTGCGGAGGGCAATCGCTCAGCGCCAATCAACTGTTGGCCCGGGTCCGACGCCAGTTCGCCGTGGCGCTGGAGATGCAGGATATTTTCGACTTACCCACGCTGGGCGCACTGGCGGCACGCATCGACACCTTGCGCGCGCAATCGGGCCTGGCTCAGCCGCTGGCCGCCTCGGACGAAGTGGCGCGCATGCTGGCCGAGGTAAAGGAGATGTCCGAATACGACTTGCGGCAGGTGATCGCCGCCGACAACGGAAAGTGA